From Cronobacter turicensis z3032, the proteins below share one genomic window:
- the qor gene encoding Quinone oxidoreductase, which yields MATRIEFSQHGGPEVLKAVTFTPAAPDELEVQVENKAIGINYIDTYIRSGLYPPPALPAGLGTEAAGVVTKVGSGVTHLKPGDRVVYAQSALGAYSSVHNVPADKAVVLPDVISFEQAAACFLKGLTVFYLLRKTYEIKPDEMFLFHAAAGGVGLIACQWAKALGARLIGTVGSAEKAQRAKQAGAWQTINYREESVPERVRELTGGKKVRVVYDSVGKETWESSLDCLQRRGLMVSFGNASGPVTGVNLGILNQKGSLYVTRPSLNGYLTNRAELEEASNELFSLIASGVIKVEVAEGQKFALEDAARAHKTLESRSTQGSSLLIP from the coding sequence ATGGCGACGCGTATTGAGTTCAGCCAGCATGGCGGACCAGAAGTGTTAAAAGCGGTGACGTTTACCCCGGCCGCCCCGGACGAGCTGGAAGTGCAGGTGGAAAACAAAGCCATCGGCATCAACTATATCGACACCTATATTCGCAGCGGTCTCTACCCGCCCCCGGCGCTCCCGGCGGGCCTTGGCACCGAAGCCGCGGGCGTCGTGACGAAAGTCGGCAGCGGCGTGACGCACCTGAAACCGGGCGATCGCGTCGTCTACGCGCAGTCGGCGCTCGGCGCTTACAGCTCGGTCCATAACGTGCCGGCGGACAAAGCCGTCGTGCTCCCGGACGTCATCTCTTTTGAACAGGCGGCGGCCTGCTTTTTAAAAGGGCTGACGGTCTTTTATCTCCTGCGCAAAACCTACGAAATCAAACCCGACGAGATGTTTCTGTTCCATGCCGCGGCGGGCGGCGTCGGGCTTATCGCCTGCCAGTGGGCGAAAGCGCTGGGCGCGCGGCTTATCGGTACTGTCGGTTCTGCGGAAAAAGCCCAGCGGGCGAAGCAGGCGGGCGCCTGGCAGACCATCAACTACCGTGAAGAAAGCGTGCCTGAAAGAGTGCGAGAGCTGACCGGCGGCAAAAAAGTCCGTGTGGTCTATGACTCGGTGGGCAAAGAAACCTGGGAGTCGTCGCTCGACTGCCTGCAACGCCGTGGGTTGATGGTGAGCTTCGGCAACGCCTCCGGCCCGGTCACCGGCGTGAATCTCGGGATTCTTAACCAGAAAGGCTCGCTTTACGTCACCCGGCCGTCGCTAAACGGCTATCTGACCAACCGCGCCGAGCTGGAAGAAGCCAGCAACGAACTCTTTTCGCTGATCGCCAGCGGGGTTATCAAAGTGGAGGTAGCGGAAGGCCAGAAGTTCGCGCTCGAAGACGCCGCACGCGCCCATAAGACACTGGAGAGCCGCAGTACGCAAGGTTCCAGCTTATTGATTCCCTGA
- the yjbO gene encoding Uncharacterized protein yjbO — protein MFELLFVVAFFLMLLATGVSLLGIIAALMVATLVMFFGGIFALMIKVLPWLLLAVAVVWVIRTVKAPKVPDYRRTSRYSRTNRWRY, from the coding sequence ATGTTTGAACTGCTGTTTGTGGTGGCTTTCTTCCTGATGCTGCTGGCGACCGGCGTGTCGTTGCTGGGCATTATCGCCGCGCTGATGGTGGCGACGCTGGTGATGTTTTTCGGCGGCATATTCGCGCTGATGATTAAAGTGCTGCCGTGGCTGCTGCTGGCGGTGGCGGTGGTGTGGGTGATCCGTACGGTGAAGGCGCCGAAAGTGCCTGATTATCGTCGCACTTCACGTTACAGCCGGACGAATCGCTGGCGTTACTAA
- the dusA gene encoding tRNA-dihydrouridine synthase A, which yields MCYSSAPFSARTSTRLAIMTSTSRNAFPAHRFSIAPMLDWTDRHCRYFLRQLSSQALLYTEMVTTGAIIHGKGDYLAYSDEEHPVALQLGGSDPAALAHCAKLAEARGYDEINLNVGCPSDRVQNGRFGACLMGEAQLVADCVKAMRDVVSIPVTVKTRIGIDDQDSYEFLCDFVGTVAEQGGCDTFIIHARKAWLSGLSPKENREIPPLDYPRVYQLKRDFPQLTMSINGGIKTLDDVKAHLAHMDGVMVGREAYQNPGLLASVDREIFGLDTPDADPVAVVRAMYPYIEGERAKGTYLGHVTRHMLGLFQGIPGARQWRRYLSENAHKPGAGIDVLEQALKLVADKR from the coding sequence TTGTGCTATAGTAGCGCCCCTTTTTCAGCCCGAACTTCGACTCGCTTAGCTATTATGACGTCCACATCCCGTAACGCTTTCCCCGCCCATCGCTTTTCCATCGCGCCGATGCTCGACTGGACCGATCGCCATTGCCGCTATTTCCTGCGCCAGCTCTCGTCGCAGGCGCTGCTGTATACCGAAATGGTCACCACGGGCGCGATCATCCATGGCAAGGGCGATTATCTTGCCTATAGCGATGAGGAGCATCCGGTAGCGTTGCAGCTGGGCGGGAGCGATCCGGCGGCGCTGGCGCACTGCGCAAAGCTCGCCGAGGCGCGCGGCTATGACGAAATTAACCTCAATGTCGGTTGTCCGTCTGACCGCGTTCAGAATGGTCGTTTCGGCGCCTGCCTGATGGGCGAGGCGCAGCTGGTCGCTGACTGCGTGAAGGCGATGCGCGATGTGGTGTCCATTCCGGTGACGGTCAAAACCCGTATCGGCATCGACGACCAGGACAGTTACGAATTCCTCTGCGATTTCGTCGGCACCGTGGCGGAGCAGGGCGGGTGCGACACCTTTATTATTCATGCGCGCAAGGCGTGGCTCTCCGGCCTGAGCCCGAAAGAAAACCGCGAAATCCCGCCGCTGGATTATCCGCGCGTTTACCAGTTAAAGCGCGATTTCCCGCAACTTACGATGTCGATCAACGGCGGCATCAAAACGCTGGACGACGTGAAAGCGCACCTGGCGCATATGGATGGCGTGATGGTGGGCCGCGAGGCGTATCAGAATCCTGGCCTGCTGGCGTCGGTCGATCGCGAAATCTTCGGGCTTGATACGCCGGATGCCGATCCGGTGGCTGTCGTGCGCGCCATGTATCCGTATATTGAGGGCGAGCGGGCGAAAGGCACCTATCTTGGCCATGTCACCCGCCACATGCTGGGGCTCTTCCAGGGGATTCCTGGCGCGCGGCAGTGGCGCCGCTATCTCAGCGAAAACGCCCACAAGCCAGGCGCCGGTATTGACGTGCTGGAGCAGGCGCTGAAGCTGGTGGCCGATAAACGTTAA
- the zur gene encoding Zinc uptake regulation protein, which yields MDTTITQEVLAQAEKLCQQRNVRLTPQRLEVLRLMTIQPGAISAYDLLDLLRETEPQAKPPTVYRALDFLLEQGFVHKVESTNSYVLCHLFDTPAHTSAMFICDRCGVVKEEAAEGVEDIMHALAARMGFALRHNVIEAHGLCAVCAEVEACRHQGQCGHDHSITVKKKGR from the coding sequence ATGGATACGACGATTACGCAGGAAGTTCTGGCGCAAGCTGAAAAGCTCTGCCAGCAACGTAATGTGCGCCTGACTCCGCAGCGCCTCGAAGTGCTGCGCCTGATGACCATCCAGCCGGGCGCCATCAGCGCTTACGATCTACTCGATTTATTGCGTGAAACCGAGCCGCAGGCAAAGCCGCCGACCGTGTACCGCGCGCTCGATTTTCTCCTGGAGCAGGGGTTTGTGCATAAGGTGGAATCCACCAACAGCTATGTGCTTTGTCATCTGTTTGATACCCCGGCGCATACTTCGGCGATGTTTATCTGCGACAGATGTGGCGTGGTAAAAGAAGAGGCAGCAGAAGGCGTGGAAGATATTATGCATGCGCTGGCGGCCAGAATGGGCTTTGCGTTGCGCCATAATGTGATTGAAGCGCATGGGCTATGTGCGGTGTGTGCGGAAGTTGAGGCGTGTCGCCATCAGGGGCAGTGTGGTCATGACCACAGTATTACCGTGAAAAAGAAAGGGCGTTAA
- the yjbJ gene encoding UPF0337 protein yjbJ, giving the protein MNRDEAGGNWKQFKGKVKEQWGKLTDDDMTIIEGKRDQLVGKIQERYGYAKDEADKEVTDWESRHDYRW; this is encoded by the coding sequence ATGAACAGAGATGAAGCTGGCGGTAACTGGAAACAGTTCAAAGGTAAAGTGAAAGAGCAATGGGGTAAATTAACCGACGATGATATGACCATCATCGAAGGGAAACGTGACCAGCTGGTGGGTAAAATCCAGGAACGTTACGGTTACGCAAAAGATGAAGCCGACAAGGAAGTGACTGACTGGGAAAGCCGCCACGATTACCGCTGGTAA
- the dinF gene encoding DNA-damage-inducible protein F, whose protein sequence is MRFILFLLRVTASERHMPFLTPTDKALWRLALPMIFSNITVPLLGLVDTAVIGHLDSPVYLGGVAVGATATSFLFMMLLFLRMSTTGLTAQAFGARDPAALARALVQPMALALIAGGLIIALREPLIQLALHITGGSDAVLAQARRFLEIRWLSAPASLANLVLLGWLLGVQYARAPVILLVVGNLLNIALDLWFVMGLGLNVQGAALATVIAEYVTLGIGLMMAARVLRLRGITLSMLKTAWRGGIGRLLKLNRDIMLRSLLLQICFASVTVFGARLGSDIVAVNAILMTLLTFTAYALDGFAYAVEAHAGQAFGARDKSQLHSVWRAACRQAGMVALAFALLYAVAGQYIVSLLTSLPSLQALAQPYLFWQVILPVVGVWCYLLDGMFIGATRGAEMRNSMAVAALGFGLTLLTLPRLGNHGLWLALTVFLALRGLSLGYLWRRGRLLH, encoded by the coding sequence ATGCGCTTTATACTTTTCCTTCTTCGCGTAACGGCATCGGAACGCCATATGCCTTTTCTCACTCCTACCGATAAAGCTCTCTGGCGCCTCGCGCTGCCAATGATTTTCTCCAACATCACCGTGCCGCTGCTGGGCCTGGTGGATACCGCCGTGATTGGTCATCTCGATAGCCCCGTCTATCTGGGCGGCGTCGCCGTTGGCGCGACGGCCACCAGCTTCCTGTTTATGATGCTGCTCTTTTTACGTATGAGCACCACCGGGTTAACCGCCCAGGCATTTGGCGCGCGCGATCCGGCAGCGCTGGCCCGCGCGCTGGTGCAGCCCATGGCGCTGGCGCTTATTGCCGGGGGGCTGATTATCGCGCTGCGCGAGCCGCTGATTCAGCTGGCGCTGCATATTACTGGCGGCAGCGACGCCGTACTGGCGCAGGCCAGACGGTTTCTGGAGATCCGCTGGCTCAGCGCGCCCGCGTCGCTTGCCAACCTGGTGTTGCTGGGCTGGCTGCTGGGCGTTCAGTACGCCCGCGCGCCGGTTATCCTGCTGGTGGTCGGGAATCTGCTGAACATTGCGCTTGATCTCTGGTTCGTCATGGGGCTTGGCCTTAACGTCCAGGGCGCGGCGCTGGCAACGGTGATAGCGGAATACGTGACGCTCGGCATCGGGCTGATGATGGCGGCCCGCGTGCTGCGTCTGCGCGGCATTACCTTGTCGATGCTGAAAACCGCGTGGCGCGGCGGCATCGGCAGGCTGCTGAAGCTTAACCGCGACATCATGCTTCGCTCGCTGCTGTTGCAGATCTGCTTTGCCTCGGTCACCGTATTTGGCGCCCGGCTTGGCAGCGATATTGTCGCCGTTAACGCCATTCTGATGACGCTGTTAACCTTCACGGCTTATGCGCTCGACGGCTTCGCCTATGCAGTGGAAGCCCATGCCGGGCAGGCATTCGGCGCGCGGGATAAATCGCAGTTGCACAGCGTCTGGCGCGCGGCGTGCCGCCAGGCAGGCATGGTCGCGCTGGCATTCGCGCTGCTTTATGCCGTGGCGGGTCAGTATATTGTGTCGCTGTTAACCTCACTACCGTCATTGCAGGCGCTGGCGCAGCCCTATCTCTTCTGGCAGGTGATTTTGCCGGTGGTCGGCGTCTGGTGTTATCTGCTGGATGGGATGTTTATCGGCGCGACGCGCGGGGCGGAGATGCGCAACAGTATGGCCGTCGCGGCGCTCGGCTTTGGCCTGACGCTCCTGACGCTGCCGCGGCTTGGCAACCATGGACTCTGGCTTGCGCTTACCGTTTTTCTGGCGCTGCGCGGACTGTCGCTCGGTTATTTATGGCGTCGCGGTCGCTTGCTGCATTAG
- the lexA gene encoding LexA repressor has protein sequence MKALTTRQQEVFDLIRDHISQTGMPPTRAEIAQRLGFRSPNAAEEHLKALARKGVLEIVSGASRGIRLLQEEETGLPLVGRVAAGEPLLAQQHIEGHYQVDPGLFKPNADFLLRVSGMSMKDIGIMDGDLLAVHKTQDVRNGQVVVARIDDEVTVKRLKKQGNIVELLPENNEFKPIVVDLREHNFSIEGLAVGVIRNGEWL, from the coding sequence ATGAAAGCATTAACTACCAGGCAACAAGAGGTGTTTGATCTCATTCGGGATCACATCAGCCAGACCGGCATGCCGCCTACACGTGCGGAAATCGCGCAGCGTCTGGGTTTCCGTTCGCCAAACGCGGCGGAAGAACACCTTAAGGCGCTGGCGCGCAAAGGGGTGCTTGAAATAGTGTCCGGCGCGTCGCGCGGTATTCGTCTGCTGCAGGAAGAAGAAACGGGCCTGCCGCTGGTGGGGCGCGTCGCCGCGGGCGAGCCGCTGCTGGCTCAGCAGCATATTGAAGGCCACTATCAGGTTGATCCAGGCCTCTTTAAGCCGAACGCCGATTTCCTGCTGCGTGTTAGCGGGATGTCGATGAAAGATATCGGGATTATGGACGGCGACCTGTTAGCGGTTCATAAAACGCAGGATGTGCGCAACGGCCAGGTAGTTGTCGCGCGTATCGATGATGAAGTGACGGTAAAACGCCTCAAAAAACAGGGGAATATCGTTGAACTTCTGCCAGAGAACAACGAGTTCAAACCTATCGTTGTCGATCTGCGCGAGCATAACTTCTCTATCGAAGGTCTGGCGGTCGGCGTGATCCGTAACGGCGAATGGCTCTGA
- the dgkA gene encoding Diacylglycerol kinase, translating into MANNTTGLTRIINAAGYSWKGLRAAWKNEAAFRQEGVAVIAAILIACWLDVDPITRVLLIGSVTLVMIVEILNSAIEAVVDRIGPEFHELSGRAKDMGSAAVLLSIILALVVWVTLLWQHLR; encoded by the coding sequence ATGGCCAATAACACCACGGGGTTAACCCGAATTATTAACGCTGCCGGCTATTCCTGGAAGGGATTACGCGCCGCCTGGAAAAATGAGGCTGCATTTCGCCAGGAGGGAGTTGCCGTGATAGCGGCCATTCTTATCGCCTGCTGGCTGGATGTCGACCCGATCACCCGCGTACTGCTGATTGGCTCCGTGACGCTGGTGATGATCGTTGAAATCCTCAACAGCGCTATCGAAGCGGTGGTCGATCGCATCGGCCCTGAATTTCATGAACTTTCGGGGCGCGCCAAGGATATGGGCTCCGCCGCGGTCCTGCTGTCGATTATCCTCGCGCTGGTCGTGTGGGTCACGCTGCTCTGGCAGCATTTGCGATAA
- the plsB gene encoding Glycerol-3-phosphate acyltransferase — MALLTRGFTSFMSGWPRIYYKLLNLPLSVLVKSKSIPAAPCPELGLDTSRPIMYVLPYNSKADLLTLRAQCLEHDLPDPLEPLVIDGTELPRYVFIHGGPRVFTYYTPKEESIKLFHNYLDLHRSNPDLDVQMVPVSVMFGRSPGREKGEENPPLRMLNGVQKFFAVSWLGRDSFVRFSPPVSLRRMATEHGTDKRIAQKLARVARMHFARQRLAAVGPRLPARQDLFNKLLSSKAIARAVEDEARTKKISHEKAQQNAVALMEEIAANFSYEAIRLTDRVLGFTWNRLYQGINVHNAERVRQLAHDGHEIVYVPCHRSHMDYLLLSYVLYHQGLVPPHIAAGINLNFWPAGPIFRRLGAFFIRRTFKGNKLYSTVFREYLGELFSRGYSVEYFVEGGRSRTGRLLDPKTGTLSMTIQAMLRGGTRPITLVPIYIGYEHVMEVGTYAKELRGATKEKESLLQMLRGLSKLRNLGQGYVNFGEPLPLMTFLNQHVPEWRDSIDPIEAVRPAWLTPTVNEIASQLMVRINNAGAANAMNLCCTALLASRQRSLTREQLTEQLDCYLSLLRNVPYASDATVPDATATQLIEHALQMNKFDVEKDTIGDIIVLPREQAVLMTYYRNNIMHMLVLPSLIAAIVTQHRRISREAVQQQVELLFPMLKTELFLRWEKEEVSAVVDALINELAQQGLILADDAWLQVNPARSRTLQLLAAGVRETLQRYAITFWLLSANPSINRGTLEKESRTVAQRLSVLHGINAPEFFDKAVFSTLVLTLRDEGYISDTGDAEPAETMKVYQMLAELMTSDVRLTIESAAAQASA, encoded by the coding sequence ATTGCATTATTAACCAGAGGCTTTACATCGTTTATGTCCGGTTGGCCACGAATTTACTACAAATTACTTAATTTACCATTAAGCGTGCTGGTAAAAAGCAAGTCCATCCCGGCGGCGCCCTGCCCCGAACTTGGGCTCGATACGTCACGCCCCATCATGTATGTGTTGCCGTATAACTCGAAGGCGGATCTCCTGACGCTGCGGGCCCAGTGCCTGGAGCACGATCTACCGGATCCGCTGGAACCGCTGGTTATCGACGGCACCGAACTGCCGCGCTATGTGTTTATCCATGGCGGCCCCCGCGTGTTTACTTACTACACGCCGAAGGAAGAGTCGATCAAGCTGTTCCACAATTATCTCGATCTGCACCGCAGCAACCCGGACCTCGACGTCCAGATGGTGCCGGTGTCGGTCATGTTCGGCCGCTCGCCGGGGCGCGAAAAAGGCGAGGAAAACCCGCCGCTGCGTATGCTGAACGGCGTTCAGAAATTCTTCGCCGTCTCCTGGCTTGGCCGCGACAGCTTTGTGCGTTTCTCGCCGCCGGTGTCGCTGCGCCGCATGGCGACTGAGCACGGTACGGACAAGCGTATCGCCCAGAAACTGGCCCGCGTGGCGCGCATGCATTTCGCCCGCCAGCGCCTCGCCGCCGTCGGCCCGCGCCTGCCTGCGCGCCAGGATCTCTTCAACAAGCTGCTCTCGTCAAAAGCTATCGCCCGCGCCGTTGAAGACGAAGCGCGCACCAAAAAAATCTCGCACGAGAAAGCCCAGCAGAACGCCGTCGCGTTAATGGAAGAGATCGCCGCAAACTTCTCTTACGAGGCGATTCGCCTTACCGACCGCGTGCTTGGGTTTACCTGGAACCGTCTCTACCAGGGCATTAATGTTCATAACGCCGAGCGGGTGCGCCAACTGGCCCATGACGGCCACGAGATTGTCTATGTGCCCTGCCATCGCAGTCACATGGACTATCTGCTGCTCTCTTACGTGCTCTATCACCAGGGGCTGGTGCCGCCGCATATCGCCGCAGGCATTAACCTGAACTTCTGGCCAGCCGGGCCGATTTTCCGCCGTCTGGGCGCGTTCTTTATCCGCCGCACCTTTAAGGGCAACAAGCTTTACTCCACCGTATTTCGCGAATATCTCGGCGAACTGTTCAGCCGCGGCTACTCGGTCGAGTATTTCGTGGAAGGCGGGCGCTCACGCACCGGTCGTCTGCTCGATCCGAAAACCGGCACGCTGTCGATGACCATCCAGGCCATGCTTCGCGGCGGTACGCGTCCGATTACGCTGGTGCCGATTTACATTGGCTATGAGCATGTGATGGAAGTGGGCACTTACGCCAAAGAGCTGCGCGGCGCTACCAAAGAGAAAGAGAGCCTGCTGCAAATGCTGCGCGGCTTAAGCAAGCTGCGTAACCTGGGTCAGGGCTATGTGAACTTCGGCGAACCGCTGCCGCTGATGACCTTCCTGAACCAGCACGTGCCGGAGTGGCGCGATTCCATCGACCCGATCGAAGCCGTCCGCCCGGCGTGGCTGACCCCGACGGTGAATGAGATTGCCTCACAACTGATGGTGCGCATCAACAATGCGGGCGCGGCTAACGCCATGAACCTGTGTTGTACCGCGCTGCTGGCGTCGCGTCAGCGTTCGTTAACGCGCGAGCAGTTAACCGAACAGCTGGATTGCTACCTGAGCCTGCTGCGTAACGTGCCGTACGCCTCAGATGCCACGGTACCGGACGCTACGGCGACGCAGCTTATCGAACACGCGTTGCAGATGAACAAGTTCGATGTCGAGAAGGATACGATCGGCGATATCATCGTGTTGCCGCGCGAGCAGGCAGTGCTGATGACCTATTACCGTAATAACATCATGCATATGCTGGTGTTGCCTTCGCTTATCGCCGCTATCGTGACGCAACATCGTCGCATCAGCCGTGAAGCGGTGCAGCAGCAGGTTGAACTGCTGTTCCCGATGCTGAAGACGGAGCTGTTCCTGCGCTGGGAAAAAGAAGAGGTGTCAGCGGTTGTCGACGCGCTGATCAATGAGCTGGCGCAGCAGGGGCTGATCCTTGCCGACGACGCCTGGCTACAGGTGAACCCGGCGCGCTCCCGTACGCTGCAACTGCTGGCCGCAGGCGTGCGCGAAACGCTGCAACGCTACGCGATCACCTTCTGGCTGCTGAGCGCTAATCCGTCCATCAACCGCGGAACGCTTGAGAAAGAGAGCCGCACCGTGGCGCAGCGTCTTTCCGTGCTGCACGGCATTAACGCGCCGGAGTTCTTCGATAAAGCGGTGTTCTCAACGCTGGTGCTGACCCTGCGTGATGAAGGTTATATCAGCGATACCGGCGATGCCGAACCGGCGGAAACCATGAAGGTTTACCAGATGCTGGCGGAGCTGATGACGTCCGATGTGAGGCTGACCATCGAGAGCGCGGCGGCACAAGCGAGCGCGTGA
- the ubiA gene encoding 4-hydroxybenzoate octaprenyltransferase has product MGASLPVEAVRQAAAADRTVFTRITLVQRGKIMEWSLTQNKLLAYHRLMRTDKPIGALLLLWPTLWALWVASPGVPPLWILAVFVAGVWLMRAAGCVVNDYADRKFDGHVKRTAHRPLPSGDVTEKEARNLFVILVLLSFLLVLTLNVKTILLSVAALALAWMYPFMKRYTHLPQVVLGAAFGWSIPMAFCAVSESLPLSCWLMFFANICWAVAYDTEYAMVDRDDDVKIGVKSTAILFGRHDKLIIGLLQIAVLALLGVVGWLNGLGAFYYASLAGAGALFIWQQKIIAGRDRDACFRAFLNNNYVGLLVFIGLALSYLKF; this is encoded by the coding sequence CTGGGGGCGTCGCTCCCTGTTGAGGCTGTCCGGCAAGCCGCTGCTGCTGACCGAACTGTTTTTACCCGCATCACCCTTGTACAGAGAGGAAAAATAATGGAGTGGAGCCTGACGCAGAATAAGCTGCTCGCCTATCACCGCCTGATGCGCACCGATAAGCCGATCGGCGCGTTACTGCTGCTCTGGCCGACGCTGTGGGCGCTGTGGGTGGCGTCGCCCGGCGTGCCGCCGCTGTGGATCCTGGCGGTGTTTGTGGCGGGCGTCTGGCTGATGCGCGCCGCAGGCTGCGTGGTGAATGATTATGCCGACCGTAAATTTGACGGGCACGTGAAGCGCACGGCGCACCGGCCTCTGCCGAGCGGCGATGTGACCGAAAAAGAGGCGCGCAATCTGTTCGTCATCCTGGTGCTGCTGTCGTTTTTGCTGGTGCTGACGCTGAATGTGAAAACCATTTTGCTCTCGGTCGCGGCGCTGGCGCTGGCCTGGATGTACCCCTTCATGAAGCGCTATACCCATCTGCCGCAGGTCGTGCTGGGCGCGGCGTTTGGCTGGTCGATTCCGATGGCGTTTTGCGCGGTGAGCGAGTCGCTGCCGTTAAGCTGCTGGCTGATGTTTTTCGCGAATATCTGCTGGGCGGTGGCCTACGACACCGAATACGCGATGGTCGATCGCGACGATGACGTGAAAATCGGCGTGAAGTCGACGGCTATTCTTTTCGGACGCCACGATAAGCTGATTATCGGGCTGTTGCAGATTGCCGTGCTGGCGCTGCTGGGCGTGGTGGGCTGGCTGAACGGGCTGGGCGCGTTTTATTATGCAAGCCTTGCAGGCGCAGGCGCGCTGTTTATCTGGCAGCAGAAAATCATTGCCGGGCGCGATCGCGACGCCTGTTTCCGCGCCTTTTTGAATAATAACTATGTAGGGCTGTTGGTGTTTATCGGCCTGGCGCTGAGTTATTTGAAATTCTGA
- the malM gene encoding Maltose operon periplasmic protein, giving the protein MNIVPQNTSAAPSVPAGELQRLTWTPVAQSQTQTTDLAAVGQTLNVPGITGKVAAYSVPANIGELTITLTSLANKQTGIYAPNVLVLDQNLTPAAYFPSSYFTYQEPGVVSEDRLEGVIKLTPALGQQKLYLLVFTTPQDLQKTTTMTNPAKAYAKGVGNAVPDIADPVARHTPDGKLKVKVSTNSASSVLVGPLFGSSGPSSVTVGNTAAPATAYSAPAPAAPAAAPAPAAKREPVLNDTEAYFNRAIKDAVAKGDVDKALKLLDEAERLGSTTARQTFISSVKGKG; this is encoded by the coding sequence GTGAATATCGTGCCGCAGAACACCTCCGCCGCGCCGTCTGTTCCGGCGGGTGAGTTACAGCGCCTGACCTGGACGCCTGTCGCGCAGTCGCAGACTCAGACGACCGATCTCGCCGCCGTGGGGCAGACCCTCAACGTACCGGGCATTACCGGTAAAGTCGCCGCCTATAGCGTGCCGGCGAATATCGGCGAACTGACCATTACGCTTACCAGCCTTGCGAACAAGCAGACCGGCATTTATGCCCCGAACGTGCTGGTGCTGGATCAAAACTTAACGCCTGCCGCCTACTTCCCGAGCAGCTATTTTACCTATCAGGAGCCGGGCGTGGTGTCTGAAGACCGCCTCGAAGGCGTCATCAAGCTGACGCCAGCGCTGGGACAGCAGAAACTGTACCTGCTGGTCTTTACCACGCCGCAGGATCTGCAGAAGACGACGACCATGACCAACCCGGCGAAGGCTTACGCCAAAGGGGTGGGTAACGCCGTGCCGGATATCGCCGATCCGGTGGCCCGTCACACGCCTGACGGCAAGCTTAAAGTGAAAGTAAGCACTAACTCCGCATCCAGCGTTCTGGTCGGCCCGCTGTTTGGCTCCTCCGGCCCGTCGTCTGTGACGGTCGGCAACACCGCAGCACCTGCAACCGCCTATTCCGCTCCGGCGCCTGCCGCACCAGCTGCCGCGCCAGCGCCCGCCGCGAAGCGCGAACCGGTACTTAACGACACCGAAGCCTATTTCAATCGCGCCATTAAGGACGCTGTCGCTAAAGGCGATGTCGATAAAGCGCTGAAACTGCTGGATGAAGCTGAGCGTCTCGGCTCCACCACGGCTCGTCAGACTTTTATCAGCAGCGTAAAAGGCAAGGGGTGA